The proteins below come from a single Saccharophagus degradans 2-40 genomic window:
- the rpmD gene encoding 50S ribosomal protein L30, with product MAKKTVKVTQVKSSSGRLKAHRACISGLGLRRIGHTVEVEDTPSVRGMINKVYYMVQVEGE from the coding sequence ATGGCTAAGAAAACTGTAAAAGTTACTCAGGTTAAGAGTTCATCAGGTCGCTTAAAAGCACACAGAGCCTGTATCTCTGGTTTGGGATTACGTCGTATTGGGCACACCGTGGAAGTAGAAGATACTCCTTCTGTGCGCGGTATGATCAATAAAGTTTATTATATGGTTCAGGTGGAAGGAGAGTAA
- the rplO gene encoding 50S ribosomal protein L15 — protein MRLNTLSPAPGRVSAKKRVGRGIGSGLGKTAGRGHKGLKSRSGGSVKPGFEGGQMPLQKRLPKFGFTSRISRVTAEVRLAELNKVEADIIDIEALRAADLIDNNIKRAKVFLSGELTKAVTIKGLMVTKGAKAAIEAAGGKIEE, from the coding sequence ATGCGTTTAAATACTTTAAGTCCAGCACCTGGCCGCGTTTCTGCTAAGAAGCGTGTAGGTCGCGGTATCGGTAGTGGTTTAGGTAAGACTGCAGGCCGTGGTCACAAAGGTTTAAAATCACGTTCTGGTGGTTCTGTTAAGCCTGGTTTCGAAGGCGGTCAGATGCCTTTGCAGAAGCGTCTACCTAAGTTTGGTTTTACTAGCCGTATTTCTCGCGTAACTGCAGAAGTTCGTTTAGCTGAGCTAAACAAAGTGGAAGCTGATATTATTGATATCGAAGCCTTAAGAGCTGCAGACTTGATTGATAACAATATCAAACGAGCCAAAGTATTTCTTTCTGGCGAGTTAACCAAAGCTGTTACAATAAAAGGCTTGATGGTTACTAAAGGTGCTAAAGCAGCAATCGAAGCTGCTGGCGGAAAGATTGAAGAATAA
- the secY gene encoding preprotein translocase subunit SecY, translated as MATPGNMQVGNQKGLGELWARLKFLLLAIFIYRLGTHIPVPGIDPEQIAQMFNRNQGTFLGMLNMFSGGAWERMSILALGIMPYISASIIMQMMAAVTPSLEALKKEGESGRRKISQYTRYLTVALALIQAFVMVAGLAGQGMAYAGLAPLSFYVIAVTSLVTGAVFMMWLGEQVTERGIGNGISMLIFAGIVAGLPGAVGQAFESARQGDLHPIALLAIGLAAVAIVWFVVRMERGQRRITIQYARRQSGRQAYSAQTSHLPLKINMAGVIPVIFASSILLFPASIAQWFGNASEGKTAVILQEIALALGPGQWLNFVVFGALIILFCFVYTAMMYNPKEVADNLKRGGAYIPGIRPGDQSAKYIDGVLTRLTVVGSLYIAAVALLPQFLMVAADVPFYLGGTSLLIVVVVVMDFMSQVQSHLMSHQYDSVMKKANLQSYGKGATR; from the coding sequence ATGGCCACGCCAGGTAACATGCAGGTTGGTAATCAAAAAGGTTTGGGCGAGCTTTGGGCTCGCCTAAAATTTTTGCTGTTAGCGATTTTTATTTATCGCTTAGGTACTCATATACCAGTTCCTGGTATTGATCCCGAACAAATCGCTCAAATGTTTAACCGCAACCAAGGTACATTCTTGGGTATGTTAAACATGTTCTCTGGCGGTGCTTGGGAGCGTATGAGTATTTTGGCTCTTGGTATTATGCCGTACATTTCTGCTTCTATTATTATGCAGATGATGGCAGCAGTTACCCCGTCTTTAGAAGCATTAAAGAAAGAGGGTGAGTCAGGCAGAAGAAAGATCAGTCAGTACACTCGCTACTTGACCGTTGCGTTGGCTTTAATTCAAGCATTTGTAATGGTTGCAGGTTTAGCTGGTCAAGGCATGGCTTATGCCGGCTTGGCGCCACTTAGCTTTTATGTCATTGCGGTTACTTCATTGGTAACTGGTGCTGTATTCATGATGTGGTTGGGTGAGCAAGTAACTGAAAGAGGTATCGGCAACGGTATTTCTATGCTGATTTTCGCAGGTATTGTTGCTGGTTTGCCGGGCGCCGTAGGTCAGGCGTTCGAAAGTGCGCGTCAAGGCGACTTACACCCTATAGCGTTATTAGCGATAGGTTTGGCTGCTGTAGCAATTGTTTGGTTTGTTGTGAGAATGGAGCGCGGCCAGCGTCGCATAACTATTCAGTACGCTCGTCGCCAGTCTGGTCGTCAAGCTTACTCTGCACAAACAAGTCATTTGCCGCTAAAAATCAACATGGCTGGTGTTATACCGGTTATTTTTGCGAGCAGTATTTTATTGTTCCCTGCTTCAATCGCGCAGTGGTTCGGTAATGCATCAGAGGGTAAAACCGCTGTAATCTTACAGGAGATTGCGTTGGCTTTAGGGCCCGGCCAATGGTTGAACTTTGTGGTGTTCGGTGCGTTAATCATCTTGTTCTGTTTTGTTTACACGGCAATGATGTATAACCCGAAAGAAGTTGCAGATAATTTAAAGCGTGGTGGTGCGTATATTCCAGGTATTCGACCTGGTGACCAGTCCGCTAAATATATTGATGGAGTATTGACTCGCTTAACAGTGGTTGGTTCTCTTTATATTGCTGCAGTCGCTTTATTGCCTCAGTTTTTGATGGTTGCGGCTGATGTACCTTTCTACTTAGGTGGTACTTCATTACTTATCGTTGTGGTAGTGGTGATGGACTTTATGTCCCAAGTGCAATCGCATTTGATGTCACATCAATACGATTCAGTCATGAAAAAAGCAAATTTGCAGAGTTACGGTAAAGGCGCAACTCGTTAA
- the rpmJ gene encoding 50S ribosomal protein L36: MKVRASIKKMCRNCKLVRRKGVLRVICSAEPRHKQRQG, encoded by the coding sequence ATGAAAGTTCGTGCTTCAATTAAAAAAATGTGTCGCAATTGCAAATTAGTTCGTCGTAAGGGCGTATTAAGAGTTATTTGCTCCGCAGAGCCACGTCATAAGCAGCGTCAAGGCTAA
- the rpsM gene encoding 30S ribosomal protein S13, translating to MARIAGVNIPDHKHAVISLTYVYGIGRTKAKQICSAAGVAESTKIGDLSEEQVDTIRNEVAKFTVEGDLRREVSMNIKRLMDLGCYRGLRHRRNLPVRGQRSKTNARTRKGPRKPIKR from the coding sequence ATGGCTCGAATAGCTGGTGTCAACATACCAGATCATAAACATGCCGTCATCTCCCTGACCTACGTCTATGGGATTGGTCGCACTAAGGCAAAGCAAATATGCTCCGCCGCAGGCGTTGCTGAGTCAACCAAAATTGGTGACTTAAGCGAAGAGCAGGTTGATACGATTCGTAATGAAGTTGCAAAGTTCACTGTAGAAGGTGATTTGCGTCGTGAAGTATCAATGAACATTAAGCGTTTGATGGATTTGGGCTGCTACCGCGGTCTTCGTCATCGTCGTAATTTGCCAGTGCGTGGGCAACGTTCTAAAACGAACGCCCGTACACGTAAGGGACCACGTAAGCCTATCAAACGATAG
- the rpsK gene encoding 30S ribosomal protein S11 — protein sequence MAKPSGKSTTKKKVKKTVVDGIAHIHASFNNTIVTITDRQGNTLSWATAGGSGFRGSRKSTPFAAQVAAERAGQAAQDYGLKNLDVEVKGPGPGRESAVRALNNIGYKVNNITDVTPIPHNGCRPPKKRRV from the coding sequence ATGGCTAAGCCAAGTGGTAAGTCAACGACCAAGAAAAAGGTCAAAAAGACCGTTGTTGACGGAATCGCGCATATTCATGCTTCGTTTAATAACACTATCGTGACGATTACTGATCGTCAGGGTAATACTTTATCTTGGGCAACTGCGGGCGGTTCTGGTTTCCGCGGTTCTCGTAAAAGTACTCCTTTTGCTGCACAGGTTGCGGCAGAGCGTGCAGGCCAAGCTGCACAAGACTACGGTCTTAAAAATTTGGATGTAGAAGTTAAGGGTCCTGGTCCGGGTCGTGAGTCAGCTGTACGTGCTTTGAACAATATTGGTTACAAAGTTAACAACATTACAGATGTGACACCGATTCCGCACAACGGCTGTCGTCCACCCAAAAAGCGTCGCGTATAA
- the rpsD gene encoding 30S ribosomal protein S4, which produces MARYIGPTCKLSRREGTDLFLKSGVRPLESKCKAEAAPGQHGQRRGRLSDYGVQLREKQKVRRIYGVLEKQFRNYYKDAARIKGATGENLLKLLEGRLDNVVYRMGFGSTRAESRQLVSHKAILVNGKTVNIPSFQVNVGDVISVREKSKNQLRIQNSLGIAGQRADVEWVDVNTEKKEGVFKRCPDRADLPAEINENLIVELYSK; this is translated from the coding sequence ATGGCTCGTTATATTGGACCAACTTGTAAATTATCTCGTCGTGAAGGCACAGATCTGTTCTTAAAGAGCGGTGTGCGTCCACTAGAGTCTAAATGTAAAGCTGAAGCAGCTCCTGGCCAACATGGTCAACGTCGCGGTCGTTTGTCTGACTACGGTGTTCAGTTGCGTGAAAAGCAAAAAGTTCGTCGTATTTACGGTGTGTTAGAAAAGCAATTCCGTAACTACTACAAAGACGCTGCTCGTATCAAAGGCGCTACCGGTGAGAACTTGTTGAAGTTGCTCGAAGGTCGTTTGGATAACGTTGTTTACCGTATGGGCTTCGGCTCTACCCGTGCAGAATCAAGACAGCTTGTTTCACACAAAGCAATCTTGGTTAACGGTAAAACTGTAAACATCCCTTCATTCCAAGTGAACGTAGGTGACGTGATCTCTGTTCGTGAGAAGTCTAAGAACCAATTGCGAATTCAAAACTCGTTAGGTATAGCTGGTCAACGCGCTGATGTAGAGTGGGTTGATGTTAATACTGAGAAGAAGGAAGGCGTGTTTAAGCGTTGTCCAGATCGTGCTGATTTACCAGCCGAGATCAACGAGAACCTCATCGTCGAGCTTTACTCTAAGTAA
- a CDS encoding DNA-directed RNA polymerase subunit alpha, with protein MQSAVNEFLTPRHIDVTELGPTRAKVVLEPLERGFGHTLGNALRRILLSSMPGCAVTEVEIDGVQHEYSAIEGVQEDVIEILLNLKNVAVVMHGKDQAVLSLSKQGPGAVTAGDIQVDHDIEIKNPELVIANITSDTSLSMRLTVSRGRGYQPVDARATDEDETRAIGRLQLDASFSPVRRLAYSVESARVEQRTDLDKLVLDLETNGTIDPEEAIRRAATILQQQLAVFVDLEGEKEAEPEQKEDQIDPVLLRPVDDLELTVRSANCLKAENIYYIGDLIQRTEVELLKTPNLGKKSLTEIKDILASRGLSLGMRLENWPPASLKNND; from the coding sequence ATGCAGAGTGCTGTGAATGAATTTTTGACTCCACGTCACATTGATGTAACCGAATTGGGTCCAACTCGCGCTAAGGTGGTTTTAGAACCGCTTGAGCGTGGCTTCGGTCACACCTTGGGTAACGCATTGCGTCGTATTCTCCTGTCTTCAATGCCAGGTTGTGCTGTTACCGAAGTTGAAATTGACGGGGTGCAACACGAATACAGTGCCATTGAAGGTGTACAGGAAGATGTGATCGAAATTCTTCTGAACCTTAAAAATGTCGCTGTTGTAATGCACGGTAAGGATCAAGCAGTTCTTAGCCTTAGTAAGCAAGGCCCTGGTGCTGTTACCGCCGGCGATATTCAAGTTGATCACGATATTGAAATTAAAAATCCTGAGTTAGTAATAGCTAACATCACTTCAGATACGTCGTTAAGCATGCGTTTAACCGTATCTCGTGGTCGCGGCTATCAGCCAGTTGACGCTCGCGCAACTGACGAAGATGAAACTCGTGCTATTGGTCGTTTGCAATTAGACGCATCTTTCAGCCCAGTACGCCGCTTGGCCTACTCTGTTGAAAGTGCTCGCGTAGAGCAGCGTACCGACTTGGATAAGTTAGTTTTAGATTTGGAAACAAACGGAACTATCGATCCAGAAGAGGCGATTCGTCGTGCAGCAACTATCTTGCAACAGCAGTTAGCGGTATTCGTTGACTTAGAAGGCGAGAAAGAAGCTGAGCCTGAGCAGAAAGAAGATCAGATTGATCCTGTCTTACTGCGCCCAGTAGACGATTTAGAGCTAACAGTACGTTCTGCGAACTGTTTAAAAGCTGAAAATATCTACTACATAGGTGACTTGATCCAGCGCACAGAAGTTGAGCTGCTTAAGACTCCTAACTTAGGTAAAAAGTCACTTACTGAAATCAAAGATATCCTTGCTTCGCGCGGTCTATCTTTGGGTATGCGTTTGGAGAACTGGCCACCGGCTAGCTTGAAAAACAACGATTAA
- the rplQ gene encoding 50S ribosomal protein L17, with protein MRHRHSGRQLNRNSSHRKAMFKNMVTSLVEHELIKTTLPKAKELRRYAEPLITLSKSDSVANRRLAFARLGNKATVGKLFNELGPRYEGRPGGYLRIMKCGFRAGDKAPMAYVELVDRPAPVAAEPVESSED; from the coding sequence ATGCGTCATCGTCATAGTGGACGTCAATTAAATAGAAATAGCTCTCACCGTAAAGCTATGTTTAAAAACATGGTAACGTCGTTGGTTGAACATGAATTAATCAAAACGACTTTGCCTAAAGCAAAAGAGCTTCGCCGTTACGCAGAGCCACTTATCACTTTATCTAAAAGTGATTCAGTAGCTAACCGTCGTTTAGCGTTTGCTCGTTTGGGTAATAAAGCTACCGTAGGTAAGCTCTTTAACGAGTTAGGCCCACGTTACGAAGGTCGCCCTGGCGGTTACTTGCGTATTATGAAGTGCGGCTTCCGCGCCGGCGACAAAGCTCCAATGGCTTATGTTGAACTAGTGGACCGTCCAGCTCCTGTAGCTGCTGAGCCAGTAGAAAGCTCAGAAGATTAA
- the malQ gene encoding 4-alpha-glucanotransferase — translation MSDLDRLFYWHGIAPDFINYKGEHIQVSLENRKNLLSTMGVDVTSDALVSRAAYDLDVAPWESWVPPLSITPAGSGAGLGINCHPAIVDKELKWVLTEEASGELVAEGLFKPITGEEVGDYIYGDTRYTRRVLPLPDLPPNYYSLQLELKDRIESTVVAMFPVRGMMPDWLQDQAGYHGIIIQLYTLRSATNWGVGDFNDLKQLIRFCADQGVDTIGLNPLHALLPEIEAHCSPYSPSDRRHINPLYISLQDVPEFASVMAAMSDAEKAKLQASIEELRERPLVDYAAVRALKLDMLERMFMTFDAARGSENASRRQEFEQFVALHGAVLERFALFEVMKADACTFEQIVEVMDSAPNSALLGEALQQYAIKIRSIYYQQWLAHVQFSACQALAEQLQMPIGIIRDLAVGADRGGAEVLSNQHLFCAKAAAGAPPDAFSAIGQNWGLPPMDPAGLRKSGFAHFRELLRSNMASCGALRIDHAMGLMRLWWCPPGKTADYGAYVYYPFEELIALLKLESHLNNCVVIGEDLGIVPHNFRETMSAAGVVSNKVFYFERTGPTSFKPPSHYDSFALAMINNHDVPTLASWWNGQDILLRRDLDTLGEGANLDALLDERRQEKEDLFAQLNRDGFLPNSWHDKSVHETADQNLVFSIMKWMAQVNSKLYVIQLEDLMLMTDPVNVPGTYQEYPNWQRKLKLSVEDLEKNTAVTDLLKSISNTRKNKGN, via the coding sequence ATGAGTGATTTGGATCGCTTGTTCTACTGGCACGGTATTGCTCCAGATTTTATAAATTATAAAGGGGAGCATATTCAGGTTTCCCTAGAAAACCGCAAAAATCTGCTCTCCACTATGGGTGTGGACGTAACCTCTGATGCGTTGGTTAGTCGCGCGGCGTATGACCTTGATGTCGCCCCTTGGGAATCCTGGGTGCCCCCTTTGTCGATTACACCTGCCGGCAGCGGCGCCGGTTTGGGTATAAATTGCCACCCAGCTATAGTCGATAAAGAGCTAAAGTGGGTATTAACAGAAGAAGCGAGTGGCGAGTTAGTTGCAGAAGGATTATTTAAGCCGATTACAGGGGAGGAGGTCGGCGATTATATTTACGGTGATACACGTTATACAAGACGGGTACTCCCTCTTCCCGATTTACCTCCCAATTATTACTCTTTACAGCTAGAGCTGAAAGATAGGATTGAATCGACTGTTGTTGCGATGTTCCCCGTGCGGGGAATGATGCCTGATTGGCTGCAAGATCAGGCCGGCTATCACGGTATTATTATCCAGCTTTACACTTTGCGATCCGCTACAAACTGGGGGGTTGGCGACTTTAATGATTTAAAACAATTAATACGATTTTGCGCCGATCAGGGCGTTGATACTATCGGTTTAAACCCCCTCCACGCGCTCTTGCCAGAGATAGAAGCGCATTGCAGCCCATATAGCCCCTCTGACAGGCGGCATATAAACCCTCTTTATATTTCGCTACAGGATGTACCAGAGTTCGCCAGTGTAATGGCGGCTATGTCAGATGCCGAGAAAGCCAAGCTTCAGGCCAGCATCGAAGAATTAAGAGAGCGGCCATTGGTTGACTATGCAGCTGTGCGAGCACTGAAGTTGGATATGCTTGAGCGAATGTTCATGACTTTTGATGCTGCTCGTGGCTCGGAGAACGCATCTAGACGGCAAGAGTTTGAACAATTTGTGGCTCTTCATGGTGCGGTGCTAGAGCGCTTTGCGCTTTTTGAAGTCATGAAAGCGGATGCCTGTACCTTTGAGCAAATAGTGGAAGTGATGGATAGTGCGCCCAATAGCGCTCTGTTAGGCGAAGCTTTACAGCAATATGCAATCAAAATTCGCAGTATCTACTACCAGCAGTGGTTAGCTCATGTTCAGTTTTCGGCGTGCCAAGCTTTGGCTGAACAGTTGCAAATGCCTATAGGGATAATACGTGACTTAGCCGTTGGGGCAGACCGTGGCGGTGCTGAGGTGTTGAGCAACCAACATTTGTTTTGTGCTAAAGCTGCGGCAGGAGCGCCACCAGACGCCTTCTCTGCCATTGGGCAGAACTGGGGCTTGCCACCGATGGACCCCGCAGGCTTAAGGAAAAGTGGCTTTGCGCACTTTCGCGAATTATTGCGCAGTAATATGGCTAGCTGTGGAGCGTTGCGTATAGACCATGCAATGGGGTTGATGCGCCTGTGGTGGTGCCCTCCGGGCAAAACCGCAGATTATGGCGCTTACGTTTACTACCCCTTTGAAGAGTTAATAGCTTTGTTAAAGCTCGAAAGCCATTTAAACAACTGTGTTGTTATTGGTGAAGACCTAGGGATTGTTCCTCATAACTTTAGAGAAACAATGTCTGCAGCTGGTGTGGTGTCGAATAAAGTCTTTTATTTTGAGCGCACTGGGCCTACTTCCTTTAAGCCGCCCAGTCACTACGATTCGTTTGCCCTAGCAATGATAAACAATCATGACGTGCCGACGCTCGCAAGCTGGTGGAACGGGCAGGATATTCTATTGAGGCGAGATTTAGATACCCTAGGCGAAGGGGCGAATCTCGATGCGCTGCTGGATGAGCGTCGACAAGAAAAAGAAGATCTATTTGCTCAGCTCAATCGAGATGGCTTTTTGCCAAATAGTTGGCACGATAAAAGCGTGCATGAAACAGCAGACCAAAATTTGGTCTTTTCTATTATGAAGTGGATGGCGCAAGTTAACTCTAAGTTATATGTGATTCAGCTGGAGGACTTAATGTTAATGACCGATCCAGTAAACGTGCCTGGTACATACCAAGAGTACCCAAACTGGCAGCGCAAACTCAAATTGTCCGTTGAAGATCTAGAAAAAAATACTGCCGTTACCGATTTGTTAAAGAGCATTAGCAATACACGAAAAAATAAGGGAAATTAA
- the glgB gene encoding 1,4-alpha-glucan branching protein GlgB produces MLSITPEIIKEIVQGEYHDVFAVLGPHAQKNGYVIRAFFPAAKTLQVKSKLDGSVLAEAVMRNEEGFFEANCNCSEKPSYYFTVGYGDKEFDVEDMYRFGSTIPEGDLYLFGEGTYEQAYRLFGAHPTEVDGVPGCRFTVWAPNAKTVAVVGDFNFWQGRAHVMRKHIPSGIWELFIPYLGEGALYKYEIRNHSGDCLPHKADPYGFAAQKPPEQASVVSVLDRYEWNDAEWFAKANNWTQRDRPISIYEVHLGSWKRVVEEDNRYLSYKELAADLIPYVKSMGFTHIQLMPISEFPFDGSWGYQPVGLYAPTSRFGSPEDFKYFVDCCHQNDLAVLIDWVPGHFPTDSHGLGLFDGTPLYEHADSRQGFHPDWNTYIYNYGRHEVKSFLMANALFWLEQYHIDGLRVDAVASMLYLDYSRKDGEWLPNSYGGRENLEAIDFLRLVNERVYKRFPHAMMVAEESTAWPGVSSPTSCGGLGFGYKWNMGWMNDSLQYISKEPIHRQYHHHDMTFSLHYAFSENFVLPLSHDEVVHGKRSLLGRMPGDAWQQFANLRAYYAFMWTHPGKKLLFMGGEFAQGMEWNHDTSLSWHQLEIDYHSGIQTLVKSLNRLYTDVPALYKEDCMSSGFEWVEADDRHNSIFAFLRKAKDEKPVLVVANFTPVAREGYRVGVNQPGYYRELLNTDSELFGGSNLGNEGGVHSEEIAWHQRPQSVSINIPALAAVVFQLDS; encoded by the coding sequence ATGCTAAGCATTACTCCAGAAATAATAAAAGAAATTGTTCAAGGCGAATATCACGATGTTTTTGCTGTTCTCGGTCCTCACGCTCAAAAAAATGGGTATGTAATACGTGCATTTTTCCCTGCAGCTAAAACGTTGCAGGTAAAGAGTAAGTTAGACGGCTCGGTACTTGCTGAGGCTGTAATGCGCAATGAAGAGGGCTTTTTCGAGGCAAATTGTAATTGTAGTGAAAAGCCAAGCTATTATTTTACGGTTGGTTATGGCGACAAAGAATTTGATGTAGAAGATATGTATCGCTTCGGCAGTACGATACCTGAGGGAGACCTATATCTTTTTGGGGAGGGGACTTACGAACAGGCATACCGCCTTTTTGGTGCGCACCCAACAGAGGTTGACGGTGTGCCTGGTTGCAGGTTCACTGTGTGGGCGCCAAATGCGAAAACCGTCGCCGTGGTAGGTGATTTTAACTTTTGGCAAGGCCGTGCACATGTCATGCGCAAACATATACCTTCGGGTATTTGGGAATTGTTTATTCCTTACCTTGGCGAGGGTGCGCTATACAAGTACGAAATTAGAAATCATAGTGGCGATTGCTTGCCTCACAAGGCCGACCCTTACGGTTTCGCAGCGCAAAAGCCACCAGAGCAGGCATCGGTTGTATCGGTGTTAGATAGATACGAATGGAACGATGCTGAATGGTTTGCAAAAGCAAATAACTGGACGCAACGCGATCGTCCCATTTCTATTTACGAAGTGCATTTGGGCTCGTGGAAGCGCGTAGTTGAAGAAGACAATCGTTACCTTAGCTATAAAGAATTAGCCGCAGATTTAATTCCCTATGTGAAATCAATGGGGTTCACTCATATACAGCTAATGCCAATAAGCGAATTTCCATTTGATGGTTCATGGGGTTATCAGCCTGTTGGACTTTATGCGCCGACTAGCCGCTTTGGCTCGCCAGAAGATTTTAAGTACTTCGTAGATTGCTGCCACCAAAATGATTTAGCCGTTTTAATAGATTGGGTGCCTGGGCACTTCCCTACGGATAGCCACGGTTTGGGCTTGTTTGATGGCACACCACTGTATGAGCATGCTGACAGTCGACAAGGGTTTCACCCAGACTGGAACACCTACATATATAACTATGGGCGCCATGAAGTTAAATCGTTTTTGATGGCGAACGCTTTGTTCTGGTTGGAGCAGTATCATATCGATGGTCTTCGTGTTGATGCTGTCGCCTCTATGCTCTACTTAGACTACAGTAGGAAGGACGGCGAGTGGCTACCAAATTCCTACGGTGGCAGAGAAAACTTAGAAGCAATAGATTTTTTGCGGCTGGTTAACGAAAGGGTCTATAAACGTTTTCCTCACGCAATGATGGTGGCAGAAGAATCCACGGCTTGGCCGGGCGTTTCTAGCCCAACCTCTTGTGGTGGTCTAGGCTTTGGTTACAAATGGAATATGGGCTGGATGAACGACAGTTTGCAGTACATTAGCAAAGAGCCGATCCACAGGCAGTACCACCATCACGACATGACATTTAGTTTGCACTATGCCTTTAGTGAAAACTTTGTTTTACCGCTAAGCCACGATGAAGTGGTGCACGGTAAGCGTTCGCTGCTGGGGCGCATGCCCGGGGATGCTTGGCAGCAATTTGCAAATTTGCGCGCCTATTACGCGTTTATGTGGACGCACCCCGGCAAAAAACTGCTGTTTATGGGGGGCGAGTTTGCTCAGGGTATGGAATGGAACCACGACACAAGCTTGAGTTGGCACCAGCTAGAAATAGATTATCACAGTGGAATCCAAACTCTTGTTAAATCGTTAAATCGACTCTATACAGATGTGCCTGCGCTCTACAAAGAAGATTGTATGTCGAGCGGATTTGAATGGGTTGAAGCGGACGATAGACATAACTCCATCTTTGCTTTTTTAAGGAAGGCAAAAGACGAAAAGCCAGTGTTGGTGGTGGCCAACTTTACACCTGTAGCGAGAGAAGGCTATCGGGTAGGCGTGAATCAACCGGGTTATTACCGTGAATTATTAAACACAGATAGTGAGTTGTTTGGCGGAAGTAATTTAGGTAATGAAGGTGGGGTACACAGCGAAGAGATTGCATGGCACCAGCGGCCGCAATCTGTTTCTATTAATATTCCTGCATTAGCAGCGGTGGTTTTTCAGCTGGACTCATAA